One Paracoccus pantotrophus genomic window, ACCAATGGGCGATCTCGACCTTCCAGGGCATTGCGCGCGGAGGTTCGGGCACCTTTGCGGCGCGCGGGCACGGCTTCGGCATCCCCTCGCTGCGCGTCGACGGCAATGACTATCTGGCGGTGCTGGCGGTGGCGAAATGGGCGGCGGAACGCGCCCGGCGCAACCTCGGCCCGACGCTGATCGAATACGTCACCTATCGCGCCGGCGGGCATTCGACCTCGGACGATCCCTCGGCCTATCGCCCGGCCGAGGAAAGCGCGGCCTGGCCGCTGGGCGACCCGATCCTGCGGCTGAAAAACCACCTGATCGCGCTTGGCGTCTGGAGCGACGAACGCCACCAGCAGGCCGAGGCCCAGATCCTGGCCGAGATCACCGAACAGCAGAAGCGCGCCGAGGCCATCGGCACCCTGCACCACGGCCAGCACCCCAGCCCCGCGGACATGTTCGAGGATGTCTATGCCGAGATGCCGCCGCATCTTCTGAAGCAACGTCACGAGGCGGGGTTCTGACATGGCACGCATGACGATGATCGAGGCCATCCGCGACGCGCTGGACGTGGCCATGGGCGCCGACCCCTCCGTCGTGGTCTTCGGCGAGGATGTGGGCTATTTCGGCGGCGTCTTCCGCTGCACCGCCGGCTTGCAGGCGAAATACGGCAAGACCCGCTGCTTCGACACGCCGATCAACGAATCCGGCATCGTCGGCGCCGGCATCGGCATGGCCGCATACGGGCTGAAGCCGGTGGTCGAGATCCAGTTCGCCGACTACATGTATCCCGCCTATGACCAGATCGTGTCCGAGGCGGCGCGGCTGCGCTATCGCTCGGCCGGGCAGTTCACCTGCCCGATGGTGGTCAGGATGCCCACCGGCGGCGGCATCTTCGGCGGCCAGACCCACAGCCAGAGCCCCGAGGCGCTGTTCACCCATGTCACGGGGCTCAAGACCGTGGTGCCCTCGAACCCGCGCGACGCCAAGGGGCTGCTGCTGGCCGCCATCGAGGATCCCGACCCGGTGATCTTCATGGAGCCGAAGCGGCTTTACAACGGGCCCTTCGACGGCCATCACGACCGGCCGGTCACGGCCTGGAAAAGCCATGAGCTGGGCGAGGTGCCCGAGGGGCATTACACCGTCCCGCTGGGCAAGGCGGTGCTGCGCCGCCAGGGCCGGGCGGCGACGGTGCTGACCTATGGCACCATGGTCCATGTCGCGCTTGCCGCCGCCGAGGAATCCGACGTCGATGCCGAGGTGATCGACCTGCGCACCCTGCTGCCCTTGGACATGGAAACCATCCTGGCCTCGGTCAACAAGACCGGCCGCTGCCTGGTGCTGCACGAGGCGACGCTGACCTCGGGCTATGGCGCGGAACTGGCGGCGCTGGTGCAGGCGGAATGCTTCTGGCACCTGGAAGCGCCGATCCGGCGGGTGGCGGGCTGGGACACGCCCTATCCGCATACGCATGAATGGAGCTATTTCCCCGGCCCCGCACGGGTGGCCGAGGCATTGCGTCAACTGGTCGAGGTGGCCTGAGATGGGTATTCACGCAATCCGCATGCCCGATATCGGCGAAGGCATTGCCGAGGCCGAGATTTCCGAATGGCTGGTCAAGCCCGGCGATGTCCTGCGCGAGGACGACCCGATGGTCGCCGTGATGACCGACAAGGCGACGGTGGAAATCCCCTCGCCCGTCACCGGCACGGTGGTCTGGCAGGCCGGGCAGCCCGGCGACGTGATCGCCGTCGGCGCCGAGCTGATCCGGCTGGAGGTGGACGGGCCGGGCAACGTGGCCGGCGACGCCGCCCCCCCGGCACCGGCGACGGCCGAAGCATCGGGCCCGTCGCGACAGGCCGAGACAGCGCCGCCCGATCCAGAGCCGGCGGAGGCGAAGGCCGAAGCCGCGACAGAGCAGCCCGCCCCGAAACCGGCAGCACGCCCCGCCGCCACCGCCGCGCCCCTGCGCCCCGAGGGCGAAAGGCCCATCGCCTCGCCCGCCGTGCGGGCGCGGGCCCGCGAGGCGGGGGTGGACCTGCGGCTGGTGCGCGGCTCGGGTCCGGCCGGCCGGATCGGGCACGAGGATCTGGACGCCTTCATCGCCTCGGGCGGCATCCCCGCCCCCTCGGGTCCGCAGCCCGACAATTCGGTCGAGGAGATCCGCGTCATCGGCCTGCGCCGCAAGATCGCCGAGCGGATGGAGGCCGCGAACAGCATCCCGCAGATCACCATCGTCGAGGAAATCGACGCCACGGCGGTCGAGGATCTGCGCGGCCGGATGAATGCGCAGGCCAAGGGCGCGCGGCTGACGCTGCTGCCCTTCATCGCCCGCGCCATCGTGCGCGCCGTGCACGACCAGCCGCTGATGAACGCGCATTACGATGCCGCGGCCGGGCTGATCCGCCGCTTTGGCGGGGTGCATATCGGCATCGCCGCGCAGACGCCCTCGGGGCTGATGGTGCCGGTGGTCCGCCATGCCGAGGCGCTGGACCTGCGCAGCCTCGCCGCCGAGATCGGGCGGCTGGGCACGGCCGCCAAGGAGGGCACGGCAAAACGCGACGAGTTGGCCGGCTCGACCATCACCATCACCTCGCTGGGGCCATTGGGCGCCATCGCCTCGACCCCGATCCTGAACGTGCCCGAGGTCGCCATCGTCGGCGTCAACCGGCTGGCGGTCCGGCCCCACTGGAACGGCGCCGCCTTCGAGCCGCGCAAGATGATGAACCTGTCGTGCAGCTTCGACCACCGGGTGATCGACGGCTGGGACGCCGCCGTCTTCGTGGCGCGGCTGAAAGAACTGCTGGAAACCCCGGCGCTGATCTTCGTGGAGGGCTGAGCGATGCGCGAGATCCAATGCAGGCTGCTGGTGATCGGCGCCGGTCCGGGCGGCTATGTCTGCGCCATCCGCGCCGGGCAACTGGGCGTCGATACGGTGGTGGTTGATGCCGAGCCGCCCGGGGGAACCTGCCTGAACGTGGGCTGCATCCCCTCGAAGGCGCTGATCCATGCGGCCGAGGAGTTTCATCGTCTTGCGCAGCTTTCCTCGGTGCCTTCGATGGGAATTTCGGCCGGTCCGGCCCGGCTGGACCTGGGGGCGACGATGGCCTGGAAGGACGGCATCGTCGAGCGGCTGACCGGCGGAGTCGCCACGCTCTTGCGCAAGGCCAAGGTGCGGCTGGTGACGGGCCGGGCGACGGTGCGCGACGGCAAGACCGTGCTGGTCGAGACGCCCGAAGGCCCGGTGCAGATCCGCACCGAGGTGCTGGTCATCGCCACCGGCTCGGAGCCGATCGAGATCCCGGCGCTGCCTTTCGGCGGCAAGGTCATCTCCTCGACCGACGCGCTGGCGCTGACCGAGGTGCCGGGCCGGCTGGCCGTGGTCGGCGGTGGCTATATCGGGCTGGAGCTGGGCATCGCCTATGCCAAGCTGGGCGCCGAAGTGACGGTGGTCGAGGCCGCGCCGCGCATCCTGCCGCAATACGATGCCGAACTGACGCGGCCGGTGGCGCAGCGCCTGACCCAGCTGGGCGTGCGGGTGCTGACCGGGGCGCGGGCCGGGGGACTGTCGGACAGCGGCGCGCTGCGCGTCGCCGGCGTGGACGGGGCCGAGGACATCCAGGCCGACAAGGTGCTGGTGACGGTGGGCCGCCGCCCGCGCGCGACCGGTGCGGGGGTGGCGGGGCTGCGGTTGGAGATGGCGGGACCGTTCATCCGCATCGACGAGCGCTGCCGCACCTCGATGACCGGCGTGCTGGCCATCGGCGACGTGACCGGCGAGCCGATGCTGGCCCATCGCGCCATGGCCCAGGGCGAGATGGTGGCCGAGCTGGTCGCCGGCCAGCGCCGCGCCTGGGACAAGCGGGCGATCCCGGCGGTCTGCTTTACCGACCCCGAAATCGTCAGCGTCGGCATTTCCCCCGAGGAGGCCGCGGCGGCCGGGCGCGAGGTCGTGACCGGCTTTTTCCCCTTTGCCGCCAACGGCCGGGCGATGACGGCGGGCGACGAGGCGGGCTTCATCCGCGTCACCGCCCGGCCCGATACGCATGAGGTGCTGGGCATCCAGGCGGTCGGCGCCGGCGTGGCCGAGATGGCCGGCGGCTTTGCCCTGGCGCTGGAGATGGGCGCCCGGCTGGAGGACATCGCCGGCACCATCCACGCCCATCCGACCCGCGGCGAGGCGCTGCACGAAGCCTGCCTGCGCGCGCTTGGCCACGCGCTGCATATCTGAAAGGGGCATTGATCGCCGCCCCGCGATGGCGCAAACCCCTGCCGGCATGGGCACAGGAGGGATTGCGGTGGCACGGGTGGATTTGCGGGTCACGCTGGCCTCGCCCTGGCTGGGGGCCGATCTGGGACGGGTGCGGCGCGTGCTGTCCTTTGCCCCGCATCGC contains:
- a CDS encoding dihydrolipoamide acetyltransferase family protein — its product is MGIHAIRMPDIGEGIAEAEISEWLVKPGDVLREDDPMVAVMTDKATVEIPSPVTGTVVWQAGQPGDVIAVGAELIRLEVDGPGNVAGDAAPPAPATAEASGPSRQAETAPPDPEPAEAKAEAATEQPAPKPAARPAATAAPLRPEGERPIASPAVRARAREAGVDLRLVRGSGPAGRIGHEDLDAFIASGGIPAPSGPQPDNSVEEIRVIGLRRKIAERMEAANSIPQITIVEEIDATAVEDLRGRMNAQAKGARLTLLPFIARAIVRAVHDQPLMNAHYDAAAGLIRRFGGVHIGIAAQTPSGLMVPVVRHAEALDLRSLAAEIGRLGTAAKEGTAKRDELAGSTITITSLGPLGAIASTPILNVPEVAIVGVNRLAVRPHWNGAAFEPRKMMNLSCSFDHRVIDGWDAAVFVARLKELLETPALIFVEG
- the lpdA gene encoding dihydrolipoyl dehydrogenase, with translation MREIQCRLLVIGAGPGGYVCAIRAGQLGVDTVVVDAEPPGGTCLNVGCIPSKALIHAAEEFHRLAQLSSVPSMGISAGPARLDLGATMAWKDGIVERLTGGVATLLRKAKVRLVTGRATVRDGKTVLVETPEGPVQIRTEVLVIATGSEPIEIPALPFGGKVISSTDALALTEVPGRLAVVGGGYIGLELGIAYAKLGAEVTVVEAAPRILPQYDAELTRPVAQRLTQLGVRVLTGARAGGLSDSGALRVAGVDGAEDIQADKVLVTVGRRPRATGAGVAGLRLEMAGPFIRIDERCRTSMTGVLAIGDVTGEPMLAHRAMAQGEMVAELVAGQRRAWDKRAIPAVCFTDPEIVSVGISPEEAAAAGREVVTGFFPFAANGRAMTAGDEAGFIRVTARPDTHEVLGIQAVGAGVAEMAGGFALALEMGARLEDIAGTIHAHPTRGEALHEACLRALGHALHI
- a CDS encoding alpha-ketoacid dehydrogenase subunit beta, with translation MARMTMIEAIRDALDVAMGADPSVVVFGEDVGYFGGVFRCTAGLQAKYGKTRCFDTPINESGIVGAGIGMAAYGLKPVVEIQFADYMYPAYDQIVSEAARLRYRSAGQFTCPMVVRMPTGGGIFGGQTHSQSPEALFTHVTGLKTVVPSNPRDAKGLLLAAIEDPDPVIFMEPKRLYNGPFDGHHDRPVTAWKSHELGEVPEGHYTVPLGKAVLRRQGRAATVLTYGTMVHVALAAAEESDVDAEVIDLRTLLPLDMETILASVNKTGRCLVLHEATLTSGYGAELAALVQAECFWHLEAPIRRVAGWDTPYPHTHEWSYFPGPARVAEALRQLVEVA